The bacterium genome has a window encoding:
- a CDS encoding DUF5701 family protein, which produces MSEIIEVGRDTLIEVFDLQAKKLLDSSYERQAKDGSQDFLRRLSFLAKFVRTNEEILHLNFHENYIPCLIVIPSAIIAWYEQLSDVFIGQVGHLSLAGVCDKEAGAFYKPPPSAPEDIYLIFDVEPGVEYREDINNVRNRFNVADRRGLTVEEAIALLSYDPEMLTRTNLYLLGCAPGPGSRVMAMRADKGTVLGYANGVKSVTFGIPSTPKLNF; this is translated from the coding sequence ATGTCGGAAATCATCGAGGTGGGCCGAGATACTCTGATCGAGGTCTTTGATCTGCAGGCAAAGAAATTGCTGGATTCGTCTTATGAACGCCAAGCAAAAGACGGGAGTCAAGATTTTCTTCGAAGGCTTTCGTTCTTGGCTAAGTTTGTGCGCACCAATGAAGAGATTCTTCATCTCAATTTCCACGAGAACTACATTCCCTGTTTGATTGTGATTCCTAGCGCTATTATCGCTTGGTACGAGCAATTGAGTGATGTGTTTATCGGGCAGGTTGGGCATCTAAGTTTGGCGGGTGTGTGCGATAAAGAGGCTGGGGCTTTCTATAAACCGCCTCCGTCGGCTCCGGAAGACATCTATCTAATCTTCGATGTTGAGCCTGGCGTAGAGTATCGGGAGGATATTAATAATGTCCGCAATAGATTCAACGTTGCCGACCGTCGCGGTCTCACGGTAGAAGAGGCGATTGCTCTTCTTTCTTACGATCCGGAGATGCTTACGAGGACTAACCTTTACCTGCTTGGTTGCGCGCCCGGTCCGGGTAGTAGAGTGATGGCGATGCGCGCCGACAAGGGAACCGTGCTTGGTTATGCGAATGGAGTAAAGAGCGTGACTTTCGGAATCCCATCTACGCCGAAGCTAAATTTTTGA